The Cryptomeria japonica chromosome 2, Sugi_1.0, whole genome shotgun sequence region ttaaattatttaaaaaatttataatatttatctacatataattACTATAAATTCTCATATAAATATGTTAACACGATGTTTTTGGGAGTGTTTtatatcaaactcaaaatcattcaGATATTCTATATGGGAGCGAGTCATAGGCTATCAAGTATTGAGGAATATCTATTCTGTCAAAATCATCCAAAGACAACCCCAATCTCATCCTTTATGGTGTTAGGACCTTGCCCTTAGCAACAATTGATtcaaaaccattcaacttcactaacAAACCAAGAGCTAACAATATGAATTTTGTTTTCATGTAAAGTGTTTCAGTTCAAATCTTGTTTAGTTGTAAGTGGGCCTTGGTTTgctagtgaagttgaatggctccaaatgagcccactagGGATTAAGTCTTGTTGAGTACAAGGCTCTAACATCATAAGCAATGAGGTCAAGATCGTGCCTTGGGGCGAATTTGGGGGAATGGATACCCCTCATTTCTTGGCTCTTCTAAGCCAAAAAAGTTTTAGCATATAGGCTTGTGCCTCCATATTGAGGGACTAAAACTACTTTGTGGAGGCCCTCATTGGGCTAGTGTGCTCGCGAGTTTTGTGCCCTAAAAAAATATTTCTTGTTCAATTGTATGAACCTTTTACAAGAATGATTTTGGAAGAAACTGTGTATGTTTTTGGTATCAACAATTTGGATTGCACTCAACAATCCATCATTTGGGATGAGGTTGATGCAAAAACCATATGTAGTTTCTTCCATAAGCATTCTTGTATATATATGATGGACTGTGGAAAACATGTGCCAAATGTATGAACCTTATTATCCTCAAGAATTGTCTGTAagattttttgcatcaatgtttcagatcacactctatggtccatcattaggatgagagagttacatcaacgtttcagatcactcTCCCTGATCCATCATCGAGATGAGAGAGTTGAAGGAGAAAATTCCTTCCTTCCTTATTCATTGAGAACTGTATTTCAATTCTCTTCAACTGTCGATTGATGGaacgacttaaatcacacacactaagcttacacttctaggcttaaaagtgttaaacactaagAGTTGATTGGCATTttctaagcttaatatgttgcttaatgtgtatggtcacactaagaatactacttctaggcttaaaagtattAAAACACTCGAAATTGACTAACATTCTCGTGTGTGGTTTACAACTGACCTTGATTGATAGCTTCAATTCTTTGTAAATTTGCTTTATtcaatataaaataaaaagaaccaacaattcTAAATTACACTAAAGATCCATtaacaattctaaatttcttaaatatcattaaaaaaatgaaaatttgactGTTCCCTCGAGATAAGACCGTCCCACATAATTGTGAATTTGTTAGCCTCCCTAATGGAAGAAGAACAATTAATCAACCAAATGTTTGTTGCAACCACAAAGGAAGCCTTAACCACCAACCTTGACCTTGGATTACTACAAACACGTTCCGTATACCTACGCCCCACTCAGCAGCAGCAAATGCcagaaaataaaacaaacaaaaaaaaattcaatgaaaatgaaaaaaaatgtaaaaaatctgATAAAGGAAAACTGGGTTAGGTGTAATTCACGCTTGTACCCACTCAGTCAATCCATCCATATCCAGCACGGCACGAGAGAGCTGAAGTGAGCAGTCGTTAACAGCTAAGAAGAAGTAAAACCCAGGCAGGACCCACCATTCCAGAATTCATGTGTTTCATATTCTTAAACTATGATTATCTTGAATAACAAGGCATCGATATCACCTCACTTGGCGGACCCTGCAATCCACGCTCTGCTACTGTGGACATATATTTCTAGAACACACAGTCTCTCTCTATAATTTCATATGCTATGCATACATGCCCTTATCCATCGGCTTGCGCTTATAAATACAGATTGCAaatctttcatttcatatttcatTCTCCATTTCCCCTTGTGGTGTTGACTTGCTGTGCATCAACGTGATCCATTTCAGTTTTCATTGTCTGTGTGCGGGTCCCCACCAGACACACACCTTCTGTTAagtttcccccccccccctctgataAAACTCTGCTCTGCCAACCAACATTTCAGCACATTTTTCTCGAGGTCTCCTTGTCCTGAAATCTGCTTATATCCGGGGAACTGGAAAGCAAAATCCTTCCCTTCTAGAATGCTCATTTGGTTTTGTTGGTTCGCTTGGTTTCTGGTTGGAAGTATAAATATTGGGTGTTTCCGGGCTTGTTAAAAGCGTGAAATTTTGATTGCCAAATGCCTTCCAGTACGCTAACGATGGAGTCCCTGTCTTTGGCGTGTGGGGAAGGAGGGGCAATGGCAGAAATGAGGCCGAGGCCCTTGAATCTGGAACGCAGATCGATGGATGAGAAATGCCTGAATGACCTGGCCTCTACGGTTAATCCCAGTAGCGGGTGCCAGAAGGTGGGATTGCAGCCCATAAAGAGTTCTGAGCGGCTTGAGGCAATGGCAACGGCCACGGTGTCTCCCAGCCTGAGTTTCCGATCTGGAATGGGGACTCCTGGCTCGTCATGCCATACCCCTTTTGCACCACATCCAATGGTGGCTGATGCGTGGGAGAATCTCAGGAAATCTCTTGTTTATTTTCGTGGGAAGCCTGTGGGTACCATAGCTGCACTGGATTCTACAGAAGATGCCTTGAACTATAATCAGGTGTGCTAaaacttttattataattttattttattataaaaaaattcattgcatatgaATAGTCTGCACAGTTTTAGTCGCTTGGGCTTGTGGGTGTGGGAGAGACCTTTTTGTTTTTTGGAGAGGACCTTGTTTACCATGCACACACACGATTTTCTGCACAAGATCCGTTTCTCTGTGCAGGGGATCTCTCTCGTCCATTGCTCGTCTCTTAATATTTTATTGTATAAATGTTTTGTCATAACACTAGAGCGAGATCTTGTCTGTGAGGTTGACTGTTATATCAACACCTTACGAGTTGCATAGTTgtaagatgatattggcttctaaaTTGTGTTCCCTTATGGAAATTGCATTGTTACCTGGGAGTCCTCTCTAGTGGATTGGTCAAATGGGCGAGTTATTCCTCAATGGTCTAAGATTGAAGATTGTTCAACCATGGCCTGCAAAAGTTGGGTTATTCTATTTCTCGGAAAGTTGCATTGCCATATGATGAGATTGTTTATATTCACGGCTGCCAATATTGTGCTCTTTAATCCCTTGGCGAATTACATTGTATCCCGGGGACTGCTCTCCATTATGGATTGGGTGCATTTTTACCTGGGTAGTCCTCTCCAGTTGTGTTGTTCAAACTGGAGATTTGTCTCCCAATGGTCAAAAGTTTTATTCGATGATAATGGCTGCCAAAGTTGGGGTCTTTTATTCCCCAGAAATTTGCGTAGTCAtatgatgaatttgtttgatataaaATGGCTTCCAAAGATGTGCTCTTTTATCCTTTGGTAATCTGCCCTATCATGGAATGAGATTGACTGATGGTAGTAACTGCAAAAATAGAGCTCTTCCATTTCTTGGGAACTTGCTTTGTCATAAGATGAGATTTTTTGATGGTTATGGCTGCCAAGACTGTATTGTTTAACCCCTGGTAAAATGCACTGTATTAAGAAGAGACATTTTGATGATAGTGGTTCCCAAGGTTATATTCTTTATCTTTTTGGAAATTGCATTATTAGAAGATAAGATTATAAGACGAGATTGCTGGATGACAATGGCTGTCAAAGTTGCATTCTTTATGCCTTGGTGAATTATGTTGTCATAAAATGAGATTGTTTGTTGATGATGGCTGCCAAAACTGTGTTCCTTTTTCCTTGGGGAATTGCATTGTGATAAGATGACATTGTTTGATGACACTTGCTGCCAAACCTGTGTTCTTAATTGTGATTTCTTTGTTATAACCAGGTATTTGTTAGGGACTTTGTTCCGAGTGCTTTTGCATTTCTGATGAATGGGGAGCCTGAGATTGTCAAGAATTTTTTGTTGAAGACCCTGCATCTCCAAGCCTGGGAGAAGCGGATTGACTGTTTTACTCTTGGTGAAGGTGTTATGCCCGCTAGCTTTAAGGTCCTTCATGATCCAGAGCGGAAATCAGACACCTTGATTGCAGATTTTGGGGAAAGTGCCATTGGTAGGGTTGCCCCTATTGATTCAGGCTTTTGGTGGATCATTCTGCTCCGAGCCTACACCAAATGTACTGGAAATCATAGCCTTGCAGACATGCCTGATGTACAACGTGGGATGAGACTTATCTTGACCTTATGTCTTTCTGAAGGGTTTGACACCTTCCCAACACTTCTTTGTGCAGATGGTTGCTGCATGATTGATAGAAGAATGGTCAGCAATCTTGCctcaattttttattcttttcaattAGATACTTTTTAGCTAATCTACAGTAGAATGCCGGTGATGTAAGACTTATTGGCATAGTGATCTTTTGTGTTCAAGGATTCTTATCTAATCCTTGGCATTTTGCTTTATGCAGGGTATTTATGGTTACCCAATTGAGATTCAAGCTCTTTTCTTTCTTGCGTTACGCTGTGCAAGAACTTTGCTCAAACATGAACGTGGAGGCAAGGAATTTATTGAACGGATAGATTCCCGGCTTCATGCCTTAAGCTACCATATGAGGACATACTTCTGGCTTGATCATGAGCAACTTAACAATATTTATCGGTACAAGACAGAAGAATACTCCCATACAGCTGTCAACAAATTTAATGTCATTCCAGATTCTATCCCTGATTGGGTTTTTGATTTTATGCCAATGAGAGGAGGATACTTTGTAGGAAATGTCAGCCCTGCCCGATTGGATTTTAGGTGGTTTTGTCTAGGTAATTGCATTGCAATTTTAAGCTCATTGGCAACACCAGAACAGGCCTCTGCAATTATGGATTTGTTTGAAGAAAGATGGGAGGATTTGATTGGGGACATGCCTCTCAAGATTGCATACCCTGCCCTAGAAAACCATGAATGGCGCATTGTGACAGGTTGTGATCCAAAAAATACTAGATGGAGCTATCATAATGGTGGTTCTTGGCCAGGTGAGTGAACATATGTTGTTTTTTAAAATTACAATCGTTGTTCTGTTTTAACTCTTTGGTGGTAGAATCTGCCTGAGGGCAATGGTGCTCTCTCTGCTTATCACTATGCAGTATGAAGAGTAACAATTCATTACATTAAAGTCCAAAAGCATGCTTCTTTTGAATTGATTTAAGTTCTGAAATGTAGGTTTGACCAAAAACCTTGTTCGGAACAAAGATCTAATTGAAGGGAGCGCTGCACCTATGCATTTACCATCCATATATGATCTGAAAAACTTGTGCATTTCATTTGTCTATATTTGATTTGGTTTTATTACTGTGATGTTTACCTAGCATTGGTCGTGTTGTAGGGCATCTTCCTGATTGTATCTTTATAAGCCTAATTTCAGTATCatatttttgttgttctttcaatttgtCGTATCTAAAAGGTGTGAGGGTTTTGTGGCGGATTTTCATTGTGGAAGAGATTCTGGATACATTTTATATTAGTTTTTTTATTATAGTTGTTTGAGGCTTTCTTGCTGATAATTCATTGTTTTGACATTTCTATTTGATTTGACATTTCGGTGGTTTTAGCTTCCCAGCCAAGAGATGATCATGTCATTTCTGTCTAATACCTCTAGAAGTGTTTTGGACTTCTTCTGATTTTCTAAGCCATTTCTTATTTTTTATTCTCTACCTTTAACACACTGGCACATTGTAGTTTATTGTGTTTGTATTCTGTATGTTGAATACTTCCTGTTTATGTTATGTTATGGCTGTTTCGTATGATACTAGATAGTTAAGAGACTCGCAAATTATCACTAAGCCATTTCCATGTACTGGTGTTTTTTGAAGTTATGAAACAAAAGAACTTTACTGTTATCCTGGATGCTATATCTGCAGTCTAATTTTATTTGTCTGCACCTTGTTGGCCTGTTCAAGTCTTAATCATTGAAGGAACTTTGATTTTCTAGGAATGTTTTCTGTGTTCTGTTCAATAATGTTCTATAACAAGAGATCCTTTATTTCCTCTGTATAGTGGGTATTAAAGCAAACTTTGGTTTTGTGCAGTTTTGCTGTGGTTATTGACAGCAGCATGCATTAAGACAGGGAGGCCACAGATAGCTCGCAAAGCAATTGAACTTACAGAACGAAGGTTGGCTAGGGATGGTTGGCCAGAATATTATGATGGAAAAGCTGGTGGGTATATAGGGAAGCAAGCCCGAAAATTCCAAACTTGGTCTGTAGCTGGTTATCTTGTCTCGAAAATGATGTTAGAAGATCCTTCACATCTGGGAATGATTTCTTTagaagaagataaaaagattcTCAAGCCACGTCTCAAAAGATCGGTTTCCTGGACATGCTAATTGAAAACAATTATGTTTGACAAATTGTACCATCATTTTTCATTCAAAAACTGTTCTTGATACATGAGAGTCCAGCACTTGTTCCGCTTCTCTCATCTTGTACATGTTAAATTGTTTGTCCCCCTTTGATTCCAAAAATAAGATGATAATGAAGCACTCCTTAACCCCAAATGCTGTTCTCTTCGAATTTCCTGCAATCTAAATGTTGTGGGCATTCCATGAATCTTCGAGGGTTACTTGAATTTCAGTTATAATATTACTTCTATAAAAGATTTCTGATGGAAGCTTGTTCAAAGAGATCTGTACtgagtttttttttaataatttccaTGCCAGTTTCAATATACTTATTCATATCTATGCCTTTATCTTTTAGCGATTACACCCTTCCAATTTACAAATGAGGTTGAAGAATGGTTATGGTTAGAAAGTTATCCTAGGTTTTTACAACGCAATGTATGGCAACATGAATTTTGTAATTCTCCGTCATAAAAGCTCATTTTGGTTATTGCTTTATTTTTGTAGAATGTAGTTACGTTTGGAAGAGGTATTAGTAACAGAGGGATTCTTGCAGAAACTCTGAAACACATTCCCGGTAATGGTCTGGAGTCTGGATTACCTTTGACACCACTACCCACGGTATCTTACATAAAGAAAATCTGTTAAATTTGGTTTTTATGATGCCATTTATTAATAGACtgtattttcatttgtacatgCGTAGGACTAGGCTAATCTCCCGACATTTACTGTTAATCATGTTAAAATGAACATGTCACATCGTGGATACCATGTGACCCAGAAATTCCTGGCAAAGCTTCTTTCACACCTGAGTTTTTGGGGGCCGGCCAAAGGGCTACTCGGAAAAGTGTTTTTCTCAATCCCCACTAGATCACACGGCTTGTTTTTTTAACTAATAGGTAATATAATAGAGATTGGGTTAAAATCTAATTGGAGTTTAGTAAGGTAATGTACACAGTTGGTTTGTGCATCCGAGTTGTTATGGACATTTTCTTTGTAGTACAGTTAGGTGTTTCTTGTATGAAGTACAGGATAGTACCAGATTTATAGATCTAAAAATAGATTGCCTGATATCGTAGACTGTAAAAAGATATTATGTGTATTTCCTAAGAGCACTACATTCTGCCCATACCGCGCACTCACATGTTTACATCAAGTTCACAGAGGACAGTTTTTTGGGTAGAGATCCCTGGCATATTGCAGGTACCTTCTCTTCTGAACGTTGCAGGTATCCTTATTGGGTGCTGTTTATTGATGAAGCCAAGCATTACCAGTGATGAGGACACACCCTTTATAAAAATCTTGTACTATCACGCAGATGgggaattttaaatatttttgagtCTATTTTGATATTAAGTATAATCTGTTTCTTCAAATTGAAGTTTTGTTTAATCTCTCAAAATATATTGTTTTAGGTTTGTTAGTTAGGGTCAGGATTCTATTTGGCTAGTTGTCAtcattcaaaattttaaagagCTATTTGTGGAGCTGATGGCCCCATGAATATTCAATTTTTCTCCTTACATTTAAGCTGTCACAAAATTTGGAGGTAAAAATTGGATAAAGAAATGAGCGAAAGAAATATGTGGAGTCATGTGACATTTTTGTCAATATGTAAGTTGCTGCTTATTTTTGGCCCCTCCTTTTTTTCAAGACTATTTTTAATTCCTAAATAGTAGATGCTCTACtgctcaaaattaaataaaaaatcactGAAATGATAGAGTTATACATATTTTAGTTCAGTTTCTATTAATAAAACCTTTAATGACAGTTAACGATGTTGATTTGCAATTCAAACTTATACCAAATTTATGGGTGAAATTTGTGTTTAGAATTTCACTGTGTTAACATCCTACTGCAACTGTACATTATGTATTGAACGGCTCTTCACAGTTAAGTGTCAGACTCTAGAATGTTTAGTTTTCTTCGCAATGCTATAGTTTCTATAGGAATCACACTATTTAGTTTCCAAGTAAAATTGAAAAACTGATTACTTTTTCAAGATATGTTTTGTTAAAATCTTGTACTTGTTTGTTTATATTTGTATCATAAATTTCAGATAAGTAAGGTACCGTCTTTTAAATTTATCAGGTTTTTATAGTTCATGGTGGTGAATATAATTGATTCTGAATTCAATTGCATAAGAATTTTtacatcaatgtttcgaatcacactccatgatgaTCTATTATCAGAATGTAAGAAAACAGCTATAGAAAAATGATCGACTCATTTTTATTATATATGCTTAactatttataatataagtattgtTTCTGAACTTTATACCATTGAAACAACAAGACAGGCCGCAAAATATCCTACTTACAGTCTGCCAGCTACATCATATATCCATTTGTACAACTTCATAATCGTCTATCATCCACTAGAAGAAATAAGACTAATTTAACAATCATTGGATGCAATAAACAAAAACTATATTTGTAATGTGTCCAATGACTCCAATCATATGTCAATTAAATGTATAGAATATGAATAAGCCACCAATAAAGAGATGGACAGTAGGGTTTTTATCTTAGAGAAATCTAATTTGGGAAATTTCCCAGCTAAGAGTGAAGCCATCTTTCCCTATCTTCACTATCAATGCATGTCTTTACAGTTTGTCATCTCCTGGGACCAATAGGGAACCAAAAACATCAACATCCACCTGCATTACTAATGTAGTGGAATTACTTGGATACAGACGATGCCTGATATACCTCTATCAACCTAAGCGGAGAGATTTATAAGAAGTTTTAAAAGTATCCTGATAAAACACAATTTTAATATTAGGTTTATTGGATTTGTAGAGGATAACATTAATATACTTTGTTATTGGCCAAGTTATAAtcctatattatatttatttaattaatgttaattgattaatttaataagaTGAATGATTTCTATCTGTTTAGTTATTTCCAATCACGGGTGTTGATTTATTGATGTATCTAACTCATTCAATTGTTGATTTTTTGGTAAAGTACTTGTTTGTAGTGTTATGGACAAAAGGTAAGAGGATAATCTAATGTTCTAGGTTGTTGATTTAGTAACTATAAAGTTGAGTCTTTTCTTGTCTAATTGTATCTTGGTTTGATCTAGGATTTTAGTAGTTTTGTTAGCCTTTATTAATGTTGTTTTCATTCTATGGTCTTTTCTAGTCTTTTCTTGTCTAATTGCGGTTAAATTGATCATAAGATTTTTTTAGTAATTTTGTTAGCCTTTATTAATGTTGTTTTCATTCTATAGTCATTTGGCATGGGTGACACCTTGTCCTTGTATATGAATTCTACACTTGCACTATTAAACCCTACACTCTAACCAAATTCTAGGATTGCATGAGAGAAATAAAAAGTAGTTATTAAAATTGAAAAGGGGGAGCATTTGGTTGTCTTTTTCAGCTCCATTATGCTTTGTAGATTGGAAGATTCGATGAATTTATGATGTGTTTTGGCGAAACCTTTAAATGTAGGGTTCACTTTTGAAAATGTTTTGGTGAGCTTTGGTTAGTGGCAACCACCCACCAAACCAAGATTAATTTGTGtggtatgttggcttgatgatgatgatatagttgtaataggttgtttgatgactttatttgtgttgtcattgatggcaaccatgtttgtttagtcatctaggtcatctagaccacctggtatagcctaaccggtagcggaatcagttagacaacaaaactgttAAGTTGTTGTTAACCGGTAAATAGGAACAAAGCGATGATGAAGCGACCGGTACGGACGATTA contains the following coding sequences:
- the LOC131067703 gene encoding probable alkaline/neutral invertase F, translated to MPSSTLTMESLSLACGEGGAMAEMRPRPLNLERRSMDEKCLNDLASTVNPSSGCQKVGLQPIKSSERLEAMATATVSPSLSFRSGMGTPGSSCHTPFAPHPMVADAWENLRKSLVYFRGKPVGTIAALDSTEDALNYNQVFVRDFVPSAFAFLMNGEPEIVKNFLLKTLHLQAWEKRIDCFTLGEGVMPASFKVLHDPERKSDTLIADFGESAIGRVAPIDSGFWWIILLRAYTKCTGNHSLADMPDVQRGMRLILTLCLSEGFDTFPTLLCADGCCMIDRRMGIYGYPIEIQALFFLALRCARTLLKHERGGKEFIERIDSRLHALSYHMRTYFWLDHEQLNNIYRYKTEEYSHTAVNKFNVIPDSIPDWVFDFMPMRGGYFVGNVSPARLDFRWFCLGNCIAILSSLATPEQASAIMDLFEERWEDLIGDMPLKIAYPALENHEWRIVTGCDPKNTRWSYHNGGSWPVLLWLLTAACIKTGRPQIARKAIELTERRLARDGWPEYYDGKAGGYIGKQARKFQTWSVAGYLVSKMMLEDPSHLGMISLEEDKKILKPRLKRSVSWTC